From Paenibacillus graminis:
GAGGCAACGCAAAGGATATTGAGTCCTTATTGACCGGAGAATTCTCACGATTGTTCACCCGTTTCAGCTGTATTCCGCCTCAGCTCCAGTTCACCGATTACAGCTTTACACCTGGAGCAGTGAAGCTGCGCCGGGTAGAAAGGAGCTGGAAGCTTTGAGGGACGGAGTGTTTCAATATGACCGGGACAGCATCCAGGGGCTGAGCTGGCCTGACACGGAATATGGCCGGTATGCGCAGCAATATATTTCAGCAATGTTCGAGCATCCGGCAGAGCACTTTATCGCCAATGTGCATACAACCGTCAAAGTGGTTGTGGTTGACGGCCTGCCGGTCCCCATCACAGTAAATGAAGCGGAGTATGCCAATTCCTATGTCTGCTCTCCGTACACGCATTATGTCAGCTATGCTTCTGAGGAGCTGGCTTTACTAAATAACCGGCTGCTGGAGGGGGCTCTGTCTGTTCTTTTGCGGGGCGTGGGGCTTCTGCTAAGGACTGCCCGGTTTAACCGGGTGGTCCAAGTAAACAACTGGCTCCTGTCCACCAACCTGTATCCTCCGGCAAGTCCGGACCAGCTGCTGAAAGTGCTTGATTTTCTCCGCGCCGAGTATCCCGGTTATACGCTTCTTTTACGCTCCCTCAGCAAGGAGACTTCCGGTGCTCTGCTGGAGGCCCTGGACGGATATGGCTGCAAATGGGTGCCAAGCCGCCAGATTTATCTGCTGCAGCATCCCGCCGGGTCCAAAGCCAAGTGGCTGGTCAAACGTGACCGGGGTTTAATCAATAAGCATGGCTACATGGTTGAATCACCCGGGCAAATTATGGAGGAGGATATCCCCCGCATTGTGGAGCTGTACCATCTGCTGTATATACATAAATATTCGAAGCATAACCCGCAGTTTACGGAAGCATACATCCGGCTTGCGCTGGAGAAACGGACCCTTCATATTTATGGGCTGCGCAAAAACGGCAGGCTCGACGCCGTACTCGGCTTCTACAGCCGTGAAGGGATGATGACAGCGCCGCTGTTCGGCTATGATACCTCATTGCCCCAGTCGCTTGGCCTGTACCGCATGCTGTCGGCCGTGCTGATTGACCTTGCCGGAAGCAGAGGGCAGCTGCTGCATGAGAGCTCCGGGGTAGGGCAGTTCAAGCGCAACCGCGGAGCGGTGGCGGCTACAGAACTGTCGGCGGTCTTTGACAAAGGCACGTCGTGGCTGAACCGCTGCAGCTGGTCTTTTTTGGGATGGCTGCTCAGGCGGGCCGGCATCCCGTTGATCCGGAAGCTTAAGCTGTAGTACATTTGTTTTAAGCTAATATTTCCGGAGCGCAAAACGATGAAGAAGGTGCCATTATGAACAGCGAAAACGGGCAGAACGCCGGTACAACCGCCCTCATCACCGGGACCTCCTCCGGCTTTGGGCTGCTGACCGCACTGGCTCTGGCCCGCAAAGGCTACCAGGTCGCAGCCACCATGCGAGACATAAGCCGCCAAGGGGAGCTTCTGCGCCAGGCCGCAGAAGCCGGGCTAGCGGAGCGGATACATGTGATTAGTCTCGATGTCACGGACTCAGCGTCCATACAATCAGCCGTTGCAGCCGTTCTGGATAAGTTCGGACGAGTAGATGTGCTGGTTAATAATGCCGGTTTTGCCGTAGGGGGCTTTGTGGAAGAGGTGAACATGGAGGCATGGCGGAGGCAGATGGAGACGAATTTTTTTGGGCTGGTTGAGGTCACGAAGGCCGTATTGCCAGTGATGCGAAGTCAGCGGGCGGGCTTGATCGTCAATGTCAGCAGTGTCAGCGGTTTGACCGGCTTTCCCGGCTATGCTCCTTATGCGGCTTCCAAATACGCCGTGGAGGGTTTTAGCGAGAGTCTGCGCCAGGAGGTGCTGCCGTTTGGCATCCGGGTCGTGCTGGTGGAACCCGCCTCTTTCCGTACCCCGATCTGGGGCAAAGGGATGAAGGGGATGCACACCAGCAGCAACTCGCCGTATCGGGAGCAGCTTGCCCAAGTCCTGCGGTATTCCCGGACGAGCGCCGAGACTGCACCCGATCCGGACCGGGTTGCCGGGCTGATTGCACGGATCACCGCGATGAAGGCCCCCCGGCTGCGCTATCCTGTCGGCAAAGGCTCACGCCTGCTGGTGGTCGGTAAAACACTGCTGCCCTGGAAGGTTTTTGAAGGGATTATTGCCAGTTCGCTTAAAAAAATGAAATAATGGATCATAGGATCTGGCTGAATGGAATGGAGGTGTTTTTCGTGCCGGGTACGGTAGGACTGCATATTTGCTTTGATAAGCGCGGCCGCGAGATTGAAGTTCTGGATGTGACACCAGTGGCGCAGGGCAAATACCGTATTGAAGAAACGCCGATTTTCAATCCGTGCATTGCCCTTGGGGATATTATTCGGGTCGAGGAAAAGCAGGGGATTGCGTATTATGTGGAAACGGTGCAGAAATCGGGTTATGTCAGATATGCCTGGCTGCTGAGCAAAGAGGCGGCAGTTTCGCGGGAAATTCATGAGTTCAAACAGCGGATAACAGAACATAAGGGCAGGTGGGAGCAGATCTTCGGCGGGCTGCTGGTGATCCACCTTTCCAAGCACTCCGGGGTTGACGTAGAAGCCGAAATGGCGCTGATCCTGAAACGTTTTGAAATTTAATCCAAGATGGACCGAAAGGTGGCAGTGAAATGAAAAAATTTCTGAAGCAGTGGGTGCCGAGCATAGCCATCGGTATTATATTATCTTTGTTTATCCGTACATATGTGGCTGAAGCCATGAGGGTCCCAACCGGCTCGATGATTCCGACGATCCAGATCAACGACCGGCTGGTTGTGGACAAAATGCTCTGGCTGACCTCGCTGAAGCATGGCGATATTGTAGTGTTCCATCCGCCCGTGCCTGGCGATGAGCAGAAGAGATATGTCAAACGCCTCATGGGGCTGCCGGGTGATACCCTGGAGATAAAGGACGGAGTTTTGTACAGAAACGGCGAAAAGGTCGATGAGCCGTACCTGCAGGAAAAGATGAACTACACGTTCGGGCCGGTCACGGTCCCCGCAGACCACTACTTTTTTCTGGGGGATAACCGGAATACGAGCTATGACGCCCATCTGTGGAACACTCCTTTTGTAGCCAAGGACAAGCTGGTCGGCAAAGTTCTGGTGGATGTCAATAATCTGTTCTAAAAAACAGGGTAATCCACTACCACGACATTCTCAATGATGCCCTCAAGCAGCTCCACAAATTGTTGATGTGCCGGATGGGGTCCATACCTGCGCAGGGCTTCCTGATCACTGAAGGTCACGCGAAGCCCCAGCGTATAGCCATTGATATTTTCTGTTTCCTCCGTTTCGTTCATACCTGCCGTAAGCCCGACAATCCCCGGAATGGAATCCTTTAGCGCCAGAAGCGTCTGTACCAGCTGCTCTCCGGTGCCGGGCTTATATTGCTCATTAAATCTAAAAACAACAAGATGCTCATACATTGTTCGTATCCTCCGGTTTGAAATATAAGAATTTAGATGCTCGCGTTATAAATTATCCTTCTATTTGTATAGATTATAGCTGTATAACCTGCTCAAGTATACTGCTCCATCATTCCGATTCGTGAAAGGAATCGTCCTATGCAGGACCAATTACCTGTATCCAGAATCAAGACTCCGCTCAGCTTACGCACCATGCTGTCGTTTGTTTTTCTTATTGCAATGCAATCCTGGATGCTGAACACAGCTTCCCGTAATCGGTTTCGGCCTTACTCTACAGCGGATTATTTAATGATAGGCTGGTTGGTATTATGCGGGCTGCTTCTGGTGTATCTAATCGTGAATGCCTTGCGGCCGGCAGCGGATATCAAGTGGGGGGCCGGTTTACTGCAAATCCGCGGCAAAACCATCGCTGCCCAGAGCATCCAATCGATCCAAATCGACGGACCGGTTGTGGGTATTAAGCCTATAGGCAAAAGAATTGTCCCCATCCGCCTGAGCTTCCGTTTTATCGGTGACCGTGAGCAGGCGATGAAAGAACTGTCCCGCTGGGCAGAAGAGAATAGAGTCAAGCTGACCTACAAAAGATTTGTGAAATGGATGTAGAAGAGGCTTAAGTCGGGGATTCAATATACCTAGTCCGGGCCCCGGAACGTGACTTTAACCATATTGTGGCTCTGGAGGATTTTAGGCTATGATCAAATAAAGCTTATACATAAAAAGGGGTGCTGAGACTTGAAAGTTCATGTCACTGATCTTAAACACGGCGACTGTCTTCTGACAGACACTTTCAATAGTGTGGGGCTGCACGTTCTTCCCAAGAGAACGGTAGTTCAGCGTGAGGAAATCACCATCCTGATCCGGCACAAGATCGAATACGTGGATATTGAGCCGCGCACCGCAGTTGATGCCGATGGCAATAGCCTTGGCCACAGTCTGAATGACAATTTCGACCATGCGATCCAGAATTACGAATCGATCTTCCTGGAGGCTCTGGCCCAAGGCACATTC
This genomic window contains:
- a CDS encoding SDR family oxidoreductase, with amino-acid sequence MNSENGQNAGTTALITGTSSGFGLLTALALARKGYQVAATMRDISRQGELLRQAAEAGLAERIHVISLDVTDSASIQSAVAAVLDKFGRVDVLVNNAGFAVGGFVEEVNMEAWRRQMETNFFGLVEVTKAVLPVMRSQRAGLIVNVSSVSGLTGFPGYAPYAASKYAVEGFSESLRQEVLPFGIRVVLVEPASFRTPIWGKGMKGMHTSSNSPYREQLAQVLRYSRTSAETAPDPDRVAGLIARITAMKAPRLRYPVGKGSRLLVVGKTLLPWKVFEGIIASSLKKMK
- a CDS encoding DUF4265 domain-containing protein, whose translation is MPGTVGLHICFDKRGREIEVLDVTPVAQGKYRIEETPIFNPCIALGDIIRVEEKQGIAYYVETVQKSGYVRYAWLLSKEAAVSREIHEFKQRITEHKGRWEQIFGGLLVIHLSKHSGVDVEAEMALILKRFEI
- the lepB gene encoding signal peptidase I; its protein translation is MKKFLKQWVPSIAIGIILSLFIRTYVAEAMRVPTGSMIPTIQINDRLVVDKMLWLTSLKHGDIVVFHPPVPGDEQKRYVKRLMGLPGDTLEIKDGVLYRNGEKVDEPYLQEKMNYTFGPVTVPADHYFFLGDNRNTSYDAHLWNTPFVAKDKLVGKVLVDVNNLF
- a CDS encoding Dabb family protein — protein: MYEHLVVFRFNEQYKPGTGEQLVQTLLALKDSIPGIVGLTAGMNETEETENINGYTLGLRVTFSDQEALRRYGPHPAHQQFVELLEGIIENVVVVDYPVF